The following are encoded in a window of Carettochelys insculpta isolate YL-2023 chromosome 30, ASM3395843v1, whole genome shotgun sequence genomic DNA:
- the SCAMP3 gene encoding secretory carrier-associated membrane protein 3 isoform X1: MARSGAGGGGGGTPFGEPDNPFQDPAVMQHKPSTEYATLDVYNPFETRVPPPPYQPQLGAQQPPPVTKVPQPLASAMQHPKKPGPAESKNYGSYGTQESTAAATAELLKRQEELNRKAEELDRRERELQSAALGNAAIRQNNWPPLPSLCPLKPCFYQDIPMEIPTEFQRTVSSMYYLWMASTVTLFLNFLASLAWFCVDPLAGSDFGLSILWVLLFTPCSFLCWYRPMYKAFRSDSSFNFFMFFFIFFVQDIVYVLQAIGIPGSGFSGWIASLSVLRKNSAAAVIMILVAVFFTVVAVLGIFMLKRVHSLYRRTGASFQKAQEEFAAGVFSNQAVRTAAANAAAGAAGSAFRAQ; encoded by the exons ATGGCTCGGAgcggggcgggcggcggcggcggcgggaccCCCTTCGGGGAGCCGGACAACCCCTTCCAG GATCCTGCTGTGATGCAGCACAAGCCCAGCACGGAGTATGCGACACTGGATGTGTACAACCCCTTTGAAACCAGAGTG CCACCCCCTCCCTACCAACCTCAACTAGGGGCTCAGCAGCCTCCACCAGTCACCAAGGTGCCCCAGCCGCTGGCCTCTGCCATGCAGCACCCGAAGAAGCCAGGCCCTGCTGAGTCCAAGAACTATGGCTCCTATGGAACTCAG GAGTCCacggcagcagccacagctgagctGCTGAAACGGCAGGAGGAGCTGAACCGCAAGGCAGAGGAACTGGACAGGCGGGAGCGGGAGCTGCAGAGTGCTGCTTTGGGCAATGCTGCAA TCAGACAGAACAACTGGCCTCCGCTTCCTTCACTCTGCCCTCTGAAGCCCTGCTTCTACCAGGACATCCCCATGGAAATCCCCACTGAGTTCCAGAGAACAGTCTCCTCCATGTACTACCTCTGGATGG CCAGCACCGTGACACTCTTCCTGAACTTCTTGGCCTCCCTGGCCTGGTTCTGTGTGGATCCCTTGGCTGGTTCAGACTTTGGCCTCTCTATCCTCTGGGTTCTCCTCTTTacaccctgctccttcctgtgtTGGTACAGACCCATGTACAAAGCCTTCAG GAGCGACAGCTCGTTCAACTTCTTTATGTTCTTCTTCATCTTCTTCGTCCAGGACATTGTGTATGTGCTACAGGCCATTGGCATCCCTGGCTCTGGGTTCAG TGGCTGGATAGCAAGTCTGAGTGTGCTGCGGAAAAACTCAGCTGCTGCTGTGATCATGATTCTGGTTGCTGTGTTCTTCACTGTGGTGGCTGTGCTGGGGATCTTCATGCTGAAGAGG GTCCACTCCCTGTACCGCCGGACGGGTGCCAGTTTCCAGAAGGCACAGGAGGAGTTTGCTGCTGGCGTCTTCTCAAATCAGGCAGTGCGCACGGCAGCAGCtaatgctgcagcaggagccgCAGGCAGTGCCTTCCGGGCACAGTAG
- the SCAMP3 gene encoding secretory carrier-associated membrane protein 3 isoform X2, whose amino-acid sequence MAAVEAAWVATGSVVRQPPPPYQPQLGAQQPPPVTKVPQPLASAMQHPKKPGPAESKNYGSYGTQESTAAATAELLKRQEELNRKAEELDRRERELQSAALGNAAIRQNNWPPLPSLCPLKPCFYQDIPMEIPTEFQRTVSSMYYLWMASTVTLFLNFLASLAWFCVDPLAGSDFGLSILWVLLFTPCSFLCWYRPMYKAFRSDSSFNFFMFFFIFFVQDIVYVLQAIGIPGSGFSGWIASLSVLRKNSAAAVIMILVAVFFTVVAVLGIFMLKRVHSLYRRTGASFQKAQEEFAAGVFSNQAVRTAAANAAAGAAGSAFRAQ is encoded by the exons ATGGCTGCTGTGGAAGCTGCTTGGGTGGCTACAGGGTCTGTGGTGAGGCAG CCACCCCCTCCCTACCAACCTCAACTAGGGGCTCAGCAGCCTCCACCAGTCACCAAGGTGCCCCAGCCGCTGGCCTCTGCCATGCAGCACCCGAAGAAGCCAGGCCCTGCTGAGTCCAAGAACTATGGCTCCTATGGAACTCAG GAGTCCacggcagcagccacagctgagctGCTGAAACGGCAGGAGGAGCTGAACCGCAAGGCAGAGGAACTGGACAGGCGGGAGCGGGAGCTGCAGAGTGCTGCTTTGGGCAATGCTGCAA TCAGACAGAACAACTGGCCTCCGCTTCCTTCACTCTGCCCTCTGAAGCCCTGCTTCTACCAGGACATCCCCATGGAAATCCCCACTGAGTTCCAGAGAACAGTCTCCTCCATGTACTACCTCTGGATGG CCAGCACCGTGACACTCTTCCTGAACTTCTTGGCCTCCCTGGCCTGGTTCTGTGTGGATCCCTTGGCTGGTTCAGACTTTGGCCTCTCTATCCTCTGGGTTCTCCTCTTTacaccctgctccttcctgtgtTGGTACAGACCCATGTACAAAGCCTTCAG GAGCGACAGCTCGTTCAACTTCTTTATGTTCTTCTTCATCTTCTTCGTCCAGGACATTGTGTATGTGCTACAGGCCATTGGCATCCCTGGCTCTGGGTTCAG TGGCTGGATAGCAAGTCTGAGTGTGCTGCGGAAAAACTCAGCTGCTGCTGTGATCATGATTCTGGTTGCTGTGTTCTTCACTGTGGTGGCTGTGCTGGGGATCTTCATGCTGAAGAGG GTCCACTCCCTGTACCGCCGGACGGGTGCCAGTTTCCAGAAGGCACAGGAGGAGTTTGCTGCTGGCGTCTTCTCAAATCAGGCAGTGCGCACGGCAGCAGCtaatgctgcagcaggagccgCAGGCAGTGCCTTCCGGGCACAGTAG